In a genomic window of Nothobranchius furzeri strain GRZ-AD chromosome 14, NfurGRZ-RIMD1, whole genome shotgun sequence:
- the cryba2b gene encoding beta-crystallin A2b: protein MNTQQMEQMGQFRITVWEEENFQGKRCEFMLECQNIMERGFNKIRSIKVENGPWVGYEYPEFQGQQFILEKGDYPRYEAWSGNSGYRTEHMLSFRPIKCANHSDSKVTLYECEDFQGRKFEMCDDYPSLQAMGWCSKEVPSIKVNSGAWVAYQFPGYRGYQYILERDRHQGEYRNYNEYSTQAHTNQVQSIRRIQH, encoded by the exons ATGAACACTCAACAGATGGAGCAGATGGGCCAGTTCAGGATCACCGTCTGGGAGGAGGAGAACTTCCAGGGAAAGCGCTGCGAGTTCATGCTGGAATGCCAGAACATCATGGAGAGGGGCTTCAACAAGATCCGCTCCATCAAGGTCGAGAACGGGCC CTGGGTGGGCTATGAGTACCCAGAGTTTCAGGGACAGCAGTTCATCCTGGAGAAGGGAGACTATCCTCGTTACGAGGCCTGGAGCGGGAACAGCGGCTACAGAACCGAGCACATGCTTTCTTTCAGACCCATCAAGTGTGCC AACCACAGTGACAGCAAGGTGACCTTGTACGAGTGTGAAGACTTTCAGGGGCGTAAGTTTGAGATGTGCGACGACTACCCCTCCCTACAGGCCATGGGCTGGTGCAGCAAGGAGGTTCCCTCCATCAAAGTCAACTCGGGAGC CTGGGTGGCCTACCAGTTCCCTGGTTACCGTGGCTACCAGTACATCCTGGAGCGAGACAGACATCAAGGCGAGTACAGAAACTACAATGAGTACAGCACCCAGGCTCACACCAACCAGGTGCAGTCCATTCGTCGGATCCAGCACTAA